The Christensenella timonensis DNA segment ATTACCGGAAGGAAACAGCTGGTGGTTCAGTACGGCAAACGGGATGGCAATGATGATTTGAAGCACCTCCAGGAAAATGACCATCAGGAACCGCGCCCTGACCGTATCCTTTTTGGGGATGGGCAGCATCATGGAATAGTAGTCGTCCTTATTTTCACGCGCAGTCATGCTCATCATGAAAATCCCCAGGCATACATAGAAGAAAACGATCAGGTAGGGATAACTGGGAATGAGGAGCATGCTTGAAAAGGCGAGGAACATGATGTTTACCGGATGGAGCACGAGCCGCAGCTCTTTATATAACAGGTTTTTCATGGTCAGCCCTCCTTTTCGATGTGTACCATAATATCTTCCAGGATCGCGTCGCGTACCCGGGCGTTTTGGATGGGCAGGTCGCCTGTCTTTACAAGCCCGCTCATGCCGTGGCGGTCGCGCTTACAGCCAATGAGCTTTTGCCGGGCATTTTCAGGAAGCTGGCCTTTCTGGAATTCGACGACCTTGTAGCTTGCGAGGAAGGGATCCATTCCTTCGCAGGCGATGAGCCTGCCGTTTTTGATGTAGATGATGTTGTCCGCGCATTTTTCAAGGTCGGATGTGATGTGCGTGGAAAAAAGGATGCTCATATGTTCCTGCTCGACGAGATCCATGAAAATATCGAGAAGGTCGTCGCGCGATACGGGGTCAAGGCCGCTGGTGGGCTCGTCTAGGATCAAAAGCTCGGCATGATGTGAAAGTGCCAGTACCAAGGGATATTTGACCTTCATTCCCTCCGAAAGCTGGTCGGGCGTCTTTTCTTCATCGAGCGCAAAAAGCCGCATGTATTTGCGGTAAGCCACATCATCCCATGCGCGGAAGAAGCGGCGGGTCACTTCTGTGATCGTTTTCAGTTTCTTTTTGGGATAATAATCGATTCCGCCGGTCACAAAACCGACCTTTTGCTTGATGTTGAGTTCGTCCCCGCAAAAGGGCTTGCCCCAGAAGCGGATATCGCCGCTATCCGGATGTACAAAATTCAACAGGGACTTGAGCGTGGTAGACTTACCCGCACCGTTACGCCCGATGAAACCGGTGATGCTGCCGGGTTTCAGGACAAAAGAAACATCCTTTAAAGAAAAAGCGGGGTAATGTTTCTCAAGGTCAGATACGGATAATACGTCCATCATCATACCCCTTACTTTTCTTCTTCGTCGTGTTTGCCCAGCGGACTTGTGTTTAGAATCTGGTTGGTGTAGTCCACAAAGGTCTCGTTGCGTACGATCGCAATGCCCTGGCGGCTGTCCGCCAAAAGCAGCAACGTATCGCCCGGCTTGATGCCGAACATGTCACGCGCAGTCTTAGGGATCACGATCTGGCCTTTTTCGCCTACCTTCACCGTGCCCATGAACCGCCCTTCCGGAAATCCGCCTTTTTGATCTGCCATCGTATATTCGCTCCTCAAATTCCAACATTTCATACTTGTTATACTTTTCATACAAATCATACTATTCTTACAGCTTTTTGTCAATATGAAAAAGACAAGGAAACAGAAAACGGCCGGAATATTTCCGGCCGCTTTCATAAGAGGATTGATGCTTAAGCAATTTTTTAAAATTCTACATCCTTGCCATAAAAAGCGCAGTCGAGCACTTTGCGCATAGCTTCTACATCCGTCTGGCGCGGGTTGCTGCCCGTGCAAGGGTCTGCGGTCGCGTTTTCGGCAATGAACTGCGCAACCTTTAAGTAATCTTCCTCGGAAACGCCGTTTTCCTGATAGGACTGCTTGATGCCGAGTTTAGCGTTCAGTTCCTTGATGGCGTCCACAAGCGAATTGATGAGCTGCTGGGACGTTGCGCCCGGCAGGCCGAGCGCCCTTGCGATGTCTGCAAGGCGTTCAGGTACCGCCTTCGCATTGTATTCAATGACGAACGGAAGGAGGATCGCGTTGCAGCGGCCGTGCGGGATATCGAACTGCGCGCCCGTCTTATGCGCAAGCGAGTGGCAGATGCCGAGAAGCGCATTGGAGAACGCCATACCCGCCATACACTGCGCAATGTGCATATTGCCCCGTGCCTGCTCATTGCCGTCTACGGAAGCCATGATGTTTTCATAGATCATCTGGATGGCTTTTAAGGCAAGCGCATCAGAAAATGGGCTGTGCAGTGCGGCAACATAAGCCTCGATTGCGTGCGTGAGCGCATCCATACCGGTATCTGCTGTCAATGACTTCGGCATGGTAAGCGGAATGTTGCTGTCGAGGATCGCAATGTCCGGCGTGATCTCAAAATCCGCCAGCGGGTATTTGATCAACGTTTTATAGTCGGTGATGACGGAAAAAGCGGTGACCTCCGTCGCCGTGCCCGAAGTGGACGGGATGGCTACGAAGATTGCTTTCTGCCGCAGCTTCGGCATCGTGAAAGGATCCTTGATGTCATCAAATGTCTTTTCCGGGTATTCGTAGAAAACCCACATCGCCTTGGCTGCGTCGATAGGGGAGCCGCCGCCGATGGATACGATCACATCCGGCTCGAACTCGCGCATCGCCTGCGCGCCGCGGTATACCGTTTCTACGGACGGATCGGGCTCGACGCCCTCGAAAAGTTTTGTCTCAAGACCTGCGTCGTGCAGTATCTTTTGAAGCTTATCCAAAAAACCGAATTTCTGCATGGAACTTCCGCCCGTGACGATGATCGCCCTTTTGTAGCCCTTGAGGCAGGAAAGCTCCTCGATTGCATCAGGTCCAAAATACAGATCGCGTGGTAAAGTAAATCTAGCCATAATATAAACCAATCCTTTCAAATAAAATATTTTACATTTATATATAAACAGTTTGTTAAAAAAATATCAATATAAATTTGCCGGGCGCGCTGTACAAAAATTTTAATATTTATTGTTAATATGGTAATTTTGGATCGTGTGTAGCAGGGCTGCTGGTGTGGTATAATACTGGTATGCAAAAGCTCGCAAAATATCTGAAAAATTACAAAAAAGAAGTGATCCTGGGGCCGATTTTCAAGCTTATTGAGGCGATATTGGAGCTGATCGTCCCGTTGATCATGGCCAATATCATCGATATCGGCATCAAAGGATCGGACAGCGGCTATGTGTGGCGTATGGGAGGACTGATGATCGCTTTGGCGGCGATCGGGCTGACGTGCGCGCTCATCTGCCAGTTTTTTGCCGCCAAGGCGTCGCAGGGCTTCGGTACGGATCTGCGCAACAAGCTGTTTGCGCACATCAACAGTTTGTCGCACGCAGAGATCGATAAGCTGGGTACGCCGTCGCTCATTACGCGTATCACCAACGATGTGAACCAGCTGCAGGTGGCGGTGGCAATGCTCATCCGCCTGGTGATCCGCGCGCCGTTTCTGGTGATTGGCGCGACGGTCATGGCGATGGTCATCGATTTACAGCTGTCGCTTATATTTATCGCAGCGGCGGCAGGCATCGCAGTGGTGCTGTACCTGGTTATGAGCCGCAGCGTACCCTTTTACAACACGATCCAGAAGCTTCTGGACAGGATATCATTGGTAACGCGTGAGAACCTTTCGGGCGCGCGCGTCATTCGTGCGTTCTCCAAACAGAAAAAGGAGAGGGAGCGCTTTGCACAGGCAGCCGGCGAGCAGCAGGAGGCGGCAGTACGCGTGGGAAAAATATCCGCGCTGTTAAACCCGCTCACCTACCTGATCGTCAATTTGGGGATCGTGGCTATTATCTGGTTCGGCGGCGGCGCGGTCAACACCGGACATCTGGAGCAGGGACAGATCGTGGCGCTTGTCAATTATATGACGCAGATATTATTGGCGCTTATCGTGGTGGCCAACCTGGTCATCATTTTTACGCGTGCTTCCGCATCGGCGGCGCGCGTCAATGAGGTATTGGATACGAGCAGTAGCTTAAGTGATGCGGGCAATGGCAACAGCGGTGCTCAAAAGATCGAAGATGCGCCGAAGATCGAATTTGAGCGGGTTTTTTTCCGCTATGGAAACAACGGCGGGGAATGGGCGCTGAAGGATATTTCCTTGCGCATTTACAGGGGGCAGACGGTCGGCGTGATCGGCGGGACGGGCAGCGGAAAATCCACGCTTGTCAACCTGATCCCACGGTTTTACGATGCTTCACAGGGCCGCGTGCTGATGGACGGCGTAAATGTGCGCGACTATACGTTGCCTGGGCTGCGCGGGGAGATCGGTATCGTGCCGCAGCGTGCGGTGTTGTTTACTGGGACGATACGCGACAATATGCGTTGGCGGGATGAAAACGCCACCGATGGGCAGATTATAGAAGCGCTCAAGGTAGCGCAGGCCTGGGAGTTTGTGGAAAAGCTGCCGCAAACGCTGGATACGATGATCCAGCAGGGCGGACAGAATCTTTCGGGAGGACAAAAGCAAAGGCTGACCATTGCACGGGCGATTGTGGGCGGCCCGCAGATACTGATCTTGGACGACAGCGCCTCGGCGCTGGATTTTGCGACGGATGCGGCGCTCAGGAAAGCGATCCGCCGGTTTGGAAACGGGATTACGGTGATCATGGTTTCCCAGCGCGCGACCACCGTGAAAAATGCGGATAAGATCATCGTCATGGACGAAGGCGCAGTCGCAGGGATCGGCACGCATGACGAGCTGTTTGAGGACAATGAAATATACCGCGAGATTTGTTTGTCCCAGTTTGAGAGAAACGAGGTGGGCAAATGAACAGGCATGTGTTAAAACGTTTGTTCGGATATTTGAAGCCGTATGCCGCCTTCCTCGTATTTGCACTGATAAGTGCGGTCGTGAATGTGGCTATGACGTTATGGGCGCCGGTATTGATCGGACAGGCGGTGGATCTGATCGTCGGTACGGGAAACGTTGCTTTTGCAAAGATTCTCCCCATACTGGCGGCGCTGGGCGTGGCGATCGGCCTTGCAGTCCTGTTCCAGTGGCTGATGACCCTGTGTACCAACCAGGCGACATACCGCACGGTGCGCGATTTGCGCGTAGACGTATTCAATAAATTGACGGAAGTTCCTTTCAGGGCCATCGATGGGCGGCCGCACGGAGACTTGATCAGCCGGGTAGTGAACGATATCGACCAGATATCGGATGGGTTGCTGCAAGGCTTTTCGCAGCTTTTTACAGGGATCGTCACGATCGTCGGCACGCTGCTCTTCATGCTGTCCATCAATGTATCCATCGCACTGGTGGTGATCCTTGTCACGCCGCTTTCGTTCTTTGTAGCGGCCTTTATCGCCAAGCGTTCCTACAATATGTTCCGCAAGCAGGCGGAGGTGCGCGGGGAGATCGGCGGGTACGTGGAGGAAATGATCGGCAACCAGAAGGTCGTCAAAGCCTTTGGATATGAGGAAAAAGCGCAGCGGAAATTTGAAGAGATCAATGGCAGGCTTTATTATTTCGGCGTGCGCTCGCAGTTTTATTCGTCCATGACCAACCCATGCACGCGTTTCGTAAACGCGATCGTCTATGCCGCGGTCGGGATCGTGGGTGCGCTGACAGCGATCGCAGGCGGTATTTCCATCGGGCAGCTGACCAGCTTTTTGATCTATGCGAACCAATATACCAAGCCGTTCAACGAGATATCCGGCGTGGTGACGGAGCTGCAAAACGCGTTCGCCTCCGCGCGGCGCGTATTTGAGATATTGGATGAGCCGGAGCAGACGCCGGACAAAAGGGACGCGATAGTGATGACAAAAAGCGACGGCCGCGTAGAAATGAAAGACGTATCCTTTTCCTATACGCCGGACAGGAAGCTGATCGAGGGACTGAACCTGGTCACAAAATCGGGTGAGCGCGTGGCGATCGTCGGCCCCACAGGCAGCGGCAAGACGACGATCATCAATCTGTTGATGCGCTTTTATGATGTAGACAAGGGAGAAATCAGTATCGATGGGGTGGATATCAGGACGATCACCCGCAACAGCATGCGCAGTATGTATGGGATGGTGCTGCAGGAAACATGGCTTTTTGCAGGCAGCGTGCGCGATAATATTGCCTATGGCAAGCCGGGTGCGACGGAGGATGAGATCATCGCCGCGGCGAAGGCGGCCCATGCCCACGGCTTTATTATGCGTTTGAAGGACGGATATGACACCATCATCGCAGAGGACGGCGGGAATATTTCGCAGGGACAAAAGCAGCTGTTGTGTATTGCGCGGGTGATGCTGGTGGAGCCGCCGATGCTGATCCTTGACGAGGCGACAAGCAGCATCGATACGCGTACGGAAATGCAGATACAGCGTGCGTTTGAGAAGCTGATGGAAGGACGCACGAGCTTTGTGGTGGCGCACCGCCTGTCCACCATCCGCGAGTCGGACTGTATCCTCGTCATGCGCGACGGGCATATCGTAGAGCAGGGCACACACGATGAATTGCTTGCAAGGAAGGGATTTTATGCGCGGCTTTATAACAGTCAGTTTGAAAAAGAGGGTTAGAGCGGCTGGTTTGTGTCTACATATAAAAAAAAGAGGTAGACAGTATGCTTGAAAAATTGATTGCACGTGTAAATGAAACAAACAAGGAACTCATCTTAGGCGCACTGGAGGAATGCGAGACGCCGGAAGATATCAACCGGGTGGCGGAAGCCTACGGCATCGATATTTCTGATGCGGAAATGGATTACCTGCTGAACCGTAAGCAAGGGGAGACCTGCTCCGAATAACGCAATATCCGGAGCTGTACACGGGAAGATTCAATAGATATTCCCGCCGTATTCCTCAATAAATTCTTCGTAAGTGCCTTGTTTATCGATGATACCGTCCGGGGTAAAGCGGATGATTCGGTTGGCGATGGTATCGATGAATTCGTGGTCGTGCGAGGCAAACAGGATCGCGCCTTTGAAATCCACCAATCCATTGTTGACAGCGGTGATGGATTCGAGATCCAGATGGTTGGTCGGCTGGTCCAGCACGAGCACGTTGGAGCCGAACATCATCATGCGCGACAGCATACAGCGTACGCGCTCGCCGCCCGACAGGACGCCTACCTGCTTAAAAACGTCCTCGCCGGAAAAGAGCATGCGCCCGCAAAAGCCGCGCAAATACGTTTCGGTCGTATCTTTTGAATATTGCCGAAGCCAGTCGAGGATATTCAGGTCGCATCCGTCGAAGAATGCAGAATTATCTTTGGGGAAATAGGACTGCGTTGTCGTCCCGCCCCATTTGAAGGTTCCCTCGTCGCTCTCCATCTCGCCCATCAATATCTGGAAAAGGGTAGTCGCTGCGATCTCGGTATCTCCCAAGAACGCGATCTTATCCTCGCGTCCCATGACAAAGCTTACGTTATTCAACACTTTTTCGCCGTCGATCGTCTTGGAAAGCCCTTCGACGGTAAGCACTTCCTTGCCGATCCCGCGGTCGGGCGTAAAGCCAACGAACGGATAGCGGCGGGAGGAAGCGGGCATTTCTTCAAACTCAAGCTTCTCCAAAAGCTTTTTGCGCGAGGTCGCCTGCCTTGACTTGGATTTATTGGCGGAGAAACGTTGGATGAATGCCTGCAGCTCCTTCGCCTTTTCTTCGTTCTTCTTGTTTTGGTCGCGCGTCATTTTCTGGATCAGTTGGCTGGATTCGTACCAGAACTCATAGTTGCCCACATACATTTTGATCTTGCCAAAATCGATATCCACCATGTGCGTGCAAACCGTGTTCAGGAAGTGGCGGTCGTGCGATACGATGATCAGCGTCCCCTCGTAATCCATCAGGAAATCTTCCAGCCAGTGTACGCTCGCGACGTCAAGGTGGTTGGTCGGCTCGTCTAAAAGGATGATATCCGGCTTGCCGAACAGCGCCTGCGCGAGCAGCACCTTGATTTTTTCATTATCCGGCAGGGAGGACATCGGCTGGTAGAGGATGTCCTCGGAAAGCCCCAGCCCCTGGATCAGCTTGGATGCGTCGGATTCCGCCTCCCAGCCATTGAGCTCTGCAAATTCGCCTTCCAGCTCGCCCGCGCGGATGCCGTCCTCGTCTGAAAAGTCCGGCTTTGCATACAGTGCGTCTTTCTCCTTCGTGATCTCCGCAAGGCGGGGGTTGCCCATGATGATCGTCTCTAAAACCGTATATTCATCGAACGCAAAATGATCCTGCTTTAAAACGGACATACGCGTGTTTTCCTGTATGTGCACATCGCCTGTCGTGGATTCCAGGTCGCCGGACAGGATGCGCAGGAAAGTCGACTTGCCCGCCCCGTTTGCACCGATGATGCCGTAACAGTTTCCCGGCGTAAATTTGAGGTTCACGCCTGAAAACAGGTTTGTTCCGCTGAAATTGAGACTCAAGTTTGTTACTGTTATCATTTCTTACTCCGTTTACTGTTTTTTACCCAATTCTGTCCATTATACCATAAAACGGGTGGATATGTTAAAATATAGATATTAATTTAACAAAGGACAATATGCAGGTCAGGGAAACGGTATCAGTCTGGCAAAAGCTGGAGCAGGCAAAAAAGCCGATCGTGCTTTACGGCATGGGAGACGGCGCGGATAAAATATTGAATGAGCTGGGCAGGCGGGGGATCCCTGCCGCGGGCGTCTTTGCCAGCGATGAATTTTGCCGCGGACAGACGTTCCGGGGCTTTGGGGTGACGAATTATGCGCAGGCAAAGGAACGGTTTGGCGACATGATCGTGCTGGTCGCGTTCGGGACGCAGCTCCCGGAGGTAATGGAGCGTATCAAAAGGATCGCAAAGGAGCAGGAGCTTTATGCGCCGGATGTTCCTGTTGCGGGAGGGGAAGCCGTTTTTGACAAAGCGTTCCTGGAAAAATACCGCGATGCCTTTGAAACGGCATACGGCTTGTTGGCTGACGGGCTGTCCAGAAGGACGTTTACCAACATGATCGATTATAAATTGAGCGGGAAACTTTCTTACCTGCTGGACTGCGAAAGCAGTGCATCGGAGGCATACGGAAATATTTTAAGGCTCCAAGATGATGAAATTTATGTGGACGCAGGCGCATATACGGGGGATACGGTAAAGGAATTCCTGCATTATGCGGGAAGTTATCGCCGGATCGTGGCCATAGAACCGGATGAAAAGAACTTTGTAAAGCTGGAAAAAAATACACGGGGGATGCACGGCCTGTCTTTGTATCACTGCGCTGCCTATGACAAGGATATGCAGGTCAGCTTTGACACCCGCGGCGGGCGCAATTCGTCGGTCGGCGGGCGGGGAAAGCCGGTGTGTGCACGGCGTATCGACGATCTTCTTGCGGGAAGGGCGGCAACATATATCAAGATGGATGTGGAAGGGCAGGAAGAAGCGGCGCTGTTGGGCGCGCGCAGGACGATTACGGGTCATAAGCCGAAGCTGCTCGTTTCCGCATACCACAGGAATAACGACCTGTTCCGTATCCCGCTGCTGGTAAAAGAAATGCGGGAAGATTACAAAGTATTCCTGCGGCACTTTCCCTATATTCCCGCATGGGACACCAATTATTATTTCATATGAAAACCGGCCTGGTCAAGCCGGTGGGGCAGAATCCCGGCCGGTTGCTTCCAGCTTGAAAATCACGGGGCGCAGGCCGTCGTTACAGCTTACGATGGCGATGCCGGGCTGCTTGATCCAGTCGCCGTAATAGAACCGGAAATCTTCCGCGCCGTGGGCGAGTGCAAACACATATTGGTAGATGGCCTTCCAGGCTTCGTCGCACAGCCCGTCGGGCCTTGCGTAGTCTGCATAAAAGACCTGCCCGGGTTTGAGCATCGGGCATGGGCCCAGGCCATCGACGCCGTATTCAGCGGCCAGCTCCTGGTCGAGCGTTGTCTTTAATACCGTGATCTTTACCTGTTTCATGTGTTTGGGATTTTTCATAACCGATTCCTCCGTTCTTTTCTCGATTATAACACAAAAGAAAAGACGTGCGCCGGTATTTTATCCGGAGGCACGTCTTTGCAAATGCCGGCTTACTCTGTCCGGAGCGCGTCGATGGGAGCCATCTTCGCCGCTTTATTGGCAGGATTGATCCCAAAGATCACACCGATGGCCATCGAGAAGGCCACGGCAAGCAGCGTGATGTTGCCGGACATGGTATAGGCCGTATCCAGCGCGGCCGACAGGATCGTGAGCAGCCCCCATGAGGCGGCAACGCCGATCAGCCCGCCCAACGTACTTACGACCAGGGCTTCGATCAGGAATTGAAGCAAAATACGTTTTCGTCCCGCGCCGATCGCTTTGCGGATCCCGATTTCCCGTGTGCGCTCAGCAACGGAAACCAGCATGATGTTCATGATGCCAATGCCGCCCACGAGCAGCGAGATGCCCGCGATGCCGCCAAACATGAGCGCCATCGTATCGGTGATGGAATCCATGGATTCCAGGATCGTCGACTGGTTCATGATGGAAAAGGCATCTTCATCTTTGAACTTTGCCATCAGTGCGGCAGTGACGTCCTCCTCCGCCTGGTCGACCAGCGTAGCGTCGCTGGCCGTCAGCGTAAAGGAGGTCACGCCCGGGATGTAAAACATACGCTGGGCGGTGGTGTAGGGGATGATGATGTTGCTGTTTTCCGAGCCCATCAGGCTTTCGCCCGCATCCTCGAGCACACCGACGACAAGGAAGCTGCGCCCATCGACAGAGATGGTCTCCCCGACGATATCTGTACGGCCGAACAGGTCGTCCGCCACGTCCGTACCGACAACAGCGACCGCAGAATTGTTTTCTACATCCGGGGACTTTATGAACCGGCCCGACTGCACGGAAAGGTCGTTGATATCCGCGTAGGCAGGGACGCTGCCTACGACGGAAGCCGTGGCAGACGTATCGCCGGCCTTGAGCGTGGCGTTCTGCGCCGTGGTGGGCGCGGAAAAGCCGATGCTTTCGTATTCGTCCGCAAAGCCGGTGACCTCGGAAAGCGTCAGGGGCTGGTAGCGCGAACTGGTCACGGATACGCTGATGGTGCTCGCGCCCAGGTTCTCAAGCTCGGAAGTAACGGAGTTCGTTGTACTGGAGACGATAGAGACCAGTACGACGACAGCCATGATGCCGATGATGATGCCCAGCATCGTCAGGAACGAACGCAATTTGTTGCCCAGTACGGAAGCAAATGCCATTCTGAATGATTGTAATATCATGCGCCCACATCCTCCATAACCTGGCCGTCCAATATCCTGATGCACCGTTGCGCTTGCCGCGCGATCTGGTCGTCGTGCGTGATCAGGACGATCGTGTTGCCGTTTTTATGGAGTTCGGAAAACAGCTCCAATATTTCCACTCCCGTTTTGTGGTCAAGGTTGCCGGTCGGTTCGTCCGCCAAGATCAACGACGGCTGCGTAACCAGCGCCCGTGCGATCGCTACGCGCTGCTGCTGGCCGCCGGAAAGCTCCGCGGGCTTGTGGTGGATACGGTCGGCAAGCCCCATGCGGGACAGCGCCTCGACGGCGCGCCGGTTGTATTCTTTTTTGGGCACGCCCTGGTAGATGAGGGGGAGCTCCACATTTTCAAGAGCGCTCAATTTATTGAGCAGATTGAAATTCTGGAATACGAAGCCGATCTTGAAGTTACGCACGCGCGTCAGCTCGTCCTCCGTATAATCGTCGATCTCCTGTCCGTCCAGAATATATTCGCCGCTGTCGGCCGTATCGAGGCAGCCGATGATATTCATCAGCGTGGATTTTCCGCTGCCCGACGGGCCTATGATGGCGACGAATTCGCCGTCGGCTATCCGGAGGGAAGCATGGTTTAAGGCATAGAGCTTCTCGTT contains these protein-coding regions:
- a CDS encoding TIGR04076 family protein; this translates as MKQVKITVLKTTLDQELAAEYGVDGLGPCPMLKPGQVFYADYARPDGLCDEAWKAIYQYVFALAHGAEDFRFYYGDWIKQPGIAIVSCNDGLRPVIFKLEATGRDSAPPA
- a CDS encoding iron-containing alcohol dehydrogenase, with translation MARFTLPRDLYFGPDAIEELSCLKGYKRAIIVTGGSSMQKFGFLDKLQKILHDAGLETKLFEGVEPDPSVETVYRGAQAMREFEPDVIVSIGGGSPIDAAKAMWVFYEYPEKTFDDIKDPFTMPKLRQKAIFVAIPSTSGTATEVTAFSVITDYKTLIKYPLADFEITPDIAILDSNIPLTMPKSLTADTGMDALTHAIEAYVAALHSPFSDALALKAIQMIYENIMASVDGNEQARGNMHIAQCMAGMAFSNALLGICHSLAHKTGAQFDIPHGRCNAILLPFVIEYNAKAVPERLADIARALGLPGATSQQLINSLVDAIKELNAKLGIKQSYQENGVSEEDYLKVAQFIAENATADPCTGSNPRQTDVEAMRKVLDCAFYGKDVEF
- a CDS encoding ABC-F family ATP-binding cassette domain-containing protein; translation: MITVTNLSLNFSGTNLFSGVNLKFTPGNCYGIIGANGAGKSTFLRILSGDLESTTGDVHIQENTRMSVLKQDHFAFDEYTVLETIIMGNPRLAEITKEKDALYAKPDFSDEDGIRAGELEGEFAELNGWEAESDASKLIQGLGLSEDILYQPMSSLPDNEKIKVLLAQALFGKPDIILLDEPTNHLDVASVHWLEDFLMDYEGTLIIVSHDRHFLNTVCTHMVDIDFGKIKMYVGNYEFWYESSQLIQKMTRDQNKKNEEKAKELQAFIQRFSANKSKSRQATSRKKLLEKLEFEEMPASSRRYPFVGFTPDRGIGKEVLTVEGLSKTIDGEKVLNNVSFVMGREDKIAFLGDTEIAATTLFQILMGEMESDEGTFKWGGTTTQSYFPKDNSAFFDGCDLNILDWLRQYSKDTTETYLRGFCGRMLFSGEDVFKQVGVLSGGERVRCMLSRMMMFGSNVLVLDQPTNHLDLESITAVNNGLVDFKGAILFASHDHEFIDTIANRIIRFTPDGIIDKQGTYEEFIEEYGGNIY
- a CDS encoding AbrB/MazE/SpoVT family DNA-binding domain-containing protein gives rise to the protein MADQKGGFPEGRFMGTVKVGEKGQIVIPKTARDMFGIKPGDTLLLLADSRQGIAIVRNETFVDYTNQILNTSPLGKHDEEEK
- a CDS encoding ABC transporter ATP-binding protein, with amino-acid sequence MNRHVLKRLFGYLKPYAAFLVFALISAVVNVAMTLWAPVLIGQAVDLIVGTGNVAFAKILPILAALGVAIGLAVLFQWLMTLCTNQATYRTVRDLRVDVFNKLTEVPFRAIDGRPHGDLISRVVNDIDQISDGLLQGFSQLFTGIVTIVGTLLFMLSINVSIALVVILVTPLSFFVAAFIAKRSYNMFRKQAEVRGEIGGYVEEMIGNQKVVKAFGYEEKAQRKFEEINGRLYYFGVRSQFYSSMTNPCTRFVNAIVYAAVGIVGALTAIAGGISIGQLTSFLIYANQYTKPFNEISGVVTELQNAFASARRVFEILDEPEQTPDKRDAIVMTKSDGRVEMKDVSFSYTPDRKLIEGLNLVTKSGERVAIVGPTGSGKTTIINLLMRFYDVDKGEISIDGVDIRTITRNSMRSMYGMVLQETWLFAGSVRDNIAYGKPGATEDEIIAAAKAAHAHGFIMRLKDGYDTIIAEDGGNISQGQKQLLCIARVMLVEPPMLILDEATSSIDTRTEMQIQRAFEKLMEGRTSFVVAHRLSTIRESDCILVMRDGHIVEQGTHDELLARKGFYARLYNSQFEKEG
- a CDS encoding ABC transporter ATP-binding protein; translated protein: MQKLAKYLKNYKKEVILGPIFKLIEAILELIVPLIMANIIDIGIKGSDSGYVWRMGGLMIALAAIGLTCALICQFFAAKASQGFGTDLRNKLFAHINSLSHAEIDKLGTPSLITRITNDVNQLQVAVAMLIRLVIRAPFLVIGATVMAMVIDLQLSLIFIAAAAGIAVVLYLVMSRSVPFYNTIQKLLDRISLVTRENLSGARVIRAFSKQKKERERFAQAAGEQQEAAVRVGKISALLNPLTYLIVNLGIVAIIWFGGGAVNTGHLEQGQIVALVNYMTQILLALIVVANLVIIFTRASASAARVNEVLDTSSSLSDAGNGNSGAQKIEDAPKIEFERVFFRYGNNGGEWALKDISLRIYRGQTVGVIGGTGSGKSTLVNLIPRFYDASQGRVLMDGVNVRDYTLPGLRGEIGIVPQRAVLFTGTIRDNMRWRDENATDGQIIEALKVAQAWEFVEKLPQTLDTMIQQGGQNLSGGQKQRLTIARAIVGGPQILILDDSASALDFATDAALRKAIRRFGNGITVIMVSQRATTVKNADKIIVMDEGAVAGIGTHDELFEDNEIYREICLSQFERNEVGK
- a CDS encoding FkbM family methyltransferase codes for the protein MQVRETVSVWQKLEQAKKPIVLYGMGDGADKILNELGRRGIPAAGVFASDEFCRGQTFRGFGVTNYAQAKERFGDMIVLVAFGTQLPEVMERIKRIAKEQELYAPDVPVAGGEAVFDKAFLEKYRDAFETAYGLLADGLSRRTFTNMIDYKLSGKLSYLLDCESSASEAYGNILRLQDDEIYVDAGAYTGDTVKEFLHYAGSYRRIVAIEPDEKNFVKLEKNTRGMHGLSLYHCAAYDKDMQVSFDTRGGRNSSVGGRGKPVCARRIDDLLAGRAATYIKMDVEGQEEAALLGARRTITGHKPKLLVSAYHRNNDLFRIPLLVKEMREDYKVFLRHFPYIPAWDTNYYFI
- a CDS encoding ABC transporter ATP-binding protein, producing the protein MDVLSVSDLEKHYPAFSLKDVSFVLKPGSITGFIGRNGAGKSTTLKSLLNFVHPDSGDIRFWGKPFCGDELNIKQKVGFVTGGIDYYPKKKLKTITEVTRRFFRAWDDVAYRKYMRLFALDEEKTPDQLSEGMKVKYPLVLALSHHAELLILDEPTSGLDPVSRDDLLDIFMDLVEQEHMSILFSTHITSDLEKCADNIIYIKNGRLIACEGMDPFLASYKVVEFQKGQLPENARQKLIGCKRDRHGMSGLVKTGDLPIQNARVRDAILEDIMVHIEKEG
- a CDS encoding ABC transporter permease, which produces MILQSFRMAFASVLGNKLRSFLTMLGIIIGIMAVVVLVSIVSSTTNSVTSELENLGASTISVSVTSSRYQPLTLSEVTGFADEYESIGFSAPTTAQNATLKAGDTSATASVVGSVPAYADINDLSVQSGRFIKSPDVENNSAVAVVGTDVADDLFGRTDIVGETISVDGRSFLVVGVLEDAGESLMGSENSNIIIPYTTAQRMFYIPGVTSFTLTASDATLVDQAEEDVTAALMAKFKDEDAFSIMNQSTILESMDSITDTMALMFGGIAGISLLVGGIGIMNIMLVSVAERTREIGIRKAIGAGRKRILLQFLIEALVVSTLGGLIGVAASWGLLTILSAALDTAYTMSGNITLLAVAFSMAIGVIFGINPANKAAKMAPIDALRTE
- a CDS encoding ABC transporter ATP-binding protein, which translates into the protein MIQMKDVSKIYEIGNEKLYALNHASLRIADGEFVAIIGPSGSGKSTLMNIIGCLDTADSGEYILDGQEIDDYTEDELTRVRNFKIGFVFQNFNLLNKLSALENVELPLIYQGVPKKEYNRRAVEALSRMGLADRIHHKPAELSGGQQQRVAIARALVTQPSLILADEPTGNLDHKTGVEILELFSELHKNGNTIVLITHDDQIARQAQRCIRILDGQVMEDVGA